From the genome of Stigmatopora nigra isolate UIUO_SnigA chromosome 2, RoL_Snig_1.1, whole genome shotgun sequence:
AAGAACGTCAAGCACCCCTTTCTGGTGGGCCTGCGCTACTCCTTCCAAACCACGGACAAGCTCTACTTTGTGCTGGACTACATCAACGGCGGCGAGGTAAGGCGACGGACGCCAGACGCCAACTCCCACGCCTCCGGGCTAACCTTTGCTATTTTCCGTTGCAGCTCTTCTACCACCTCCAGCGCGAGCGCTGCTTCCTGGAGCCGCGGGCACGCTTCTACGCCGCCGAGATCGCCAGCGCGCTGGGCTACCTGCACTCGCTCAACATCGTTTACCGCGACCTCAAGCCCGAGAACATCCTCCTGGACTCGCAGGGTCACGTGGTCCTCACCGACTTTGGCCTGTGCAAGGAGAACATCGAGCCCGACGGGACCACGTCCACCTTCTGCGGCACGCCCGAGGTAAAGACGTGACGCAGAAGTTGAGTTGCTGGCTTTTTATTAAGAGTACAAGGTTGCTGACAACTTTTCTTCTTCAGTACTTGGCGCCGGAGGTTCTCCACAAGCAGCCGTACGACCGCACGGTGGACTGGTGGTGCCTGGGCGCCGTCCTCTACGAGATGCTTTATGGCCTGGTGAGTGAAGGTCTGCCGTGTCCGCCATCTTCCTCTCCGTGGCTGCGCCTCTAAAGTCCCCGTTCCTTTTCAGCCGCCATTTTACAGCCGCAACACGGCGGAGATGTACGACAACATCCTGAACAAGCCGCTGCAGCTCAAGCCCAACATCTCCAACGCCGCCCGTCACCTGCTGGAAGGCCTCCTGCAGAAAGAACGCAGTCAACGGCTGGGCCGCGTGGACGACTTTGTGAgtggcgccccccccccccccccttggaCCGTCGCCGCGGCCTTGCTTTTGCGGCCACTTACCCGGCCGGTCGTGTCTCCCCCCGCCCCCAGGTGGAAATCCAAAAGCACGTCTTCTTCTCACCCATCAACTGGGACGAGCTCAACGCCAAGAAGATCACGCCGCCCTTCAATCCTAACGTGGTGAGAGAAAGAATTTAGTGTTGTGCCTTTTGTTCTTCTGTTTGAGTTGTAAAGTGACAACTGATTGGATGAGGGAATCCATCCCAAGCAGCTCTCACATGGTGAGTGGGCACTCTACCACCATCCATCTGAGCTAGGAACCCACCCGACCACGGAGTGGCTCGCTACATGTCCGTTTGACCCGAAAAGAGCAAACTTGTGTCGGTAGACAAAACAGTGTCAAAAGCATAAGTTCCACACTAGGTTTTTGACACTGTCTATTGACACAAGTTCTCCCTTTTCAAGTCAAAGAGACATGTAGTGAGCCAGTCTGTGGTCGGGTGGGTTCCTAGCTCAAATGGATGGTGGTAGAGTGCCCACTCACCTTGTGAGAGGTACATGGATGGATGCCCCCATCCAGCTCAAACACAAGTGACCACCTGCACAATACAGTTAGGCTGCTTTTCAAGTGCTAAATTTGTGTGGAGAATGGCGTAACTCACCTCTCTCTGTCAATTGTCTCTCGGTAGACGGGCCCCAACGACCTGCGGCACTTTGACCCCGAGTTCACCGAAGAACCGGTGCCCAACTCCATCGGCCGCTCGTCCGATAGCGTCCTGGCCACGTCCGGCGTCCAGGAGGCCTTTGCGGGCTTCTCCTATGCCCCGTCGGCCGACTCCTACCTATAAGAGAAAAATAAGGTGATGTTAATAATTTCTATTTGTATGATAGCAAGAGAGAATGTGAATGTTACAGAggtgccttttttttatttgaaagtgGCCGCTCATTTTGCACACGTCACTCAATAAGAGAGACGGAGAGACTATCTGCTAAGTCTTAGCGCGGAGCCATCTGGCTTCTATTTAACTTGCTTTGTATATAGAAGACAAGACTAAAAATAATGTGACGTAAAGATGTGTGTTATGTTCATAAGTGTTAAAATGTACATTGTAAAATTGGAAGGTGTTTGTGACTAATGGTGATCCAGCAATAAAACAACCATGTGTACTATGACTATGTTTCTGCTACTCCTTATTTTTTAGaggatggtggcccagtggataagtcatcagtctcccacatctgtggttgttggttcaaatcccagtgcaggcaaagattttcccaatattattcagttaaaagaataagttctaatgcctaagtgtttaagtgtgtaagtattcagtggtggatgaaataTGCCTAAGTGtgtaagtattcagtggtggatctaatattttgttaaaaaaaatgactaagtgtttaaccccatttccttggataaaacaataagttaaaatgcctaagtgtttaagtgtgtaagtattcagtggtggatgtaatatttttttcaaaaaaaatgactaagtgtttcaccccatttccttggataaaacgttcaggtaaaagtataagtattaatgtttaagtgtttaagtgtataagtattcagtggtggatgaaacattttgtcaaaaaatgactaagtgtttcacccccatttccttggatgtaacgtttcaacacccttgtataagtggggcacgagttggtgttgtgggttgcacactcgcctttgcaccgagagaacgtgagttcgcttcccggtgtcggcggttcactgaccaagcaagcggtcgagggtcggccgaaggccgacccgagaacgcctttcgcacatacaggtccatcaagtgtcttccgaactgccgaaggcagttcggaatataaccttttgctgaaatgtatgactaagtgttttatataaattcaaaaaaaatttttCGTCTACTCACCTACATGGTGCAGTGATCAGTCCAACCACCAGGTGGCTCCAACTTCCCtggtcatcatttgaaggtggcgccaccaagtggctccaccttccttggtcatcatactgaaaaaaatgacttaagtgTTTCACTCCTAACCCTgtataatgcctaagtgtttaaatgtataagtattgagtggtggataaaacattttgtccaaaaaatgactgagtgTTTCACTCCTAACCCTgtataatgcctaagtgtttaagtgtataagtattgcatggtggatgaaacattttgtccaaaaaatgactgagtgTTTCACTCCTAACCCTgtataatgcctaagtgtttaaatgtataagtattgagtggtggatggatgaaacattttgtccaaaaaatgactaagtgtttcacccccatttccttggatgtaacgtttcaacacccttgtataagtggggcacgagttggtgttgtgggttgcacactcgcctttgcaccgagagaacgtgagttcgcttcccggtgtcggcggttcactgaccaagcaagcggtcgagggtcggccgaaggccgacccgagaacgcctttcgcacatacaggtcccttcaagtgtcttccgaactgccgaaggcagttcggaatataaccttttgctgaaatgtatgactaagtgttttatataaattcaaaaaaaaattttcgTCTACTCACCTACATGGTGCAGTGATCAGTCCAACCACCAGGTGGCTCCACCTTCCTTGGTCATCATTTAAAGGtggcgccaccaagtggctccaccttccttggtcatcatttgaagatcttgcctgcaaatacacagaaagaactaagtgaaatataaccttttactgaaaagtatgactaagtgttttatataaataaaaaatttttttttcttgttccatttaCTGAACCTCAcagtgtagtgatcagccaactttggcagttcggaataaattgttttactgaaaaaaatgactaagtgtttcactccTAACCCTGTATAATGCcaaagtgtttaagtgtataagtcttcagtggtggataaaacattttgtcaaaaaatgactaactgtttcaccccatttcctggGAACGCAGTTCGgaataaattgttttactgaaaaagaatgactaagtgtttcactccTAACCCTGTATAATGCccaagtgtttaagtgtataagtcttcagtggtggatgaaacattttgtcaaaaaacgactaagtgtttcaccccatttcctgggaaggcagttcggaatataaccttttactgaaaagtatgactaagtgttttatataaattaaaaagtttttttcatctactcacctacatggtgtagtgatcagtcaAACGACAGCAGAGCTTGGCGCCACTAGGTGGCTCCACCTTCcttggtcatcatttgaaggtggcgccaccaagtggctccACCTTCCTTGGTCATCCCTTGAAGGTCTTGcctgcaaatacacagaaagaactaagtgaaaatgtatcTATCACAAGCGGGAtacaggtctcccagacgggagtcaggtgaacaaacctctgcactttccttggtcatcatttgaaggtcttgactactgGCCGCTTGGCTTGGTCAACGGGCCCAGGTTGATCTGCTGTGTCAGAAGGAGAATTCTATTAAATCACAGACTcgtggggaaaaaagccttactatactatgtcgtttttgaagcaaaaaaaaaaaaagttttactatatatatactatgtcgtttccctatatatatactatgtcgttttactatatatatatatatatatatatatatatatatatatatatatatatatatatatatatatatatatatatatatatatatatatatatatatatatatatatatactatgtcgttttactatatatatatatatactatgtcgttttactatagatatactatgtcgttttactatatatatactatgtcgttttactatatatatatatatactatgtcgttttactatagatatactatgtcgttttactatatatatatatatatatatatatactatgtcgttttactatagatatactatgtcgttttactatatatatatatatatatactatgtcgttttactatagatatattatgtcgttttactatagatatactatgtcgttttactatatatatacatggtcgttgttattttaaaaaaaaagccttactatactatgtcgtttttttgtgaaagaaagccttactatacatggtcattaccagaaataaataaatacatcaagtGGTCAGATATCACCAATATTACTGGAGTGAGTGTCTTTCCACAATTGGGATTTTGGTTTTATGACAAATGGTCTCTAAAGGAATTTCGAATTGGAATAGTCATCATTGAGCCGTCTTCTTTCCTGTCCTGGCGCGATCTTGGAAACGATTAAAAACACTAAACGCAATTCGATTTGGAGGTGTATGATGACTGCACGTGGAACTATATCTTTAGAGAAACTTGCAATGTAGAAAAcgggagcatttcttaccttttcgcCGCCGTGCGTCGAGTGCACAAAAATCAGCCAActtcaaaacaacaacttcttggtgAACTTTTGTTCGTGTCCTTTAACAAACGTGTCTTGGTTGGAGTTGACCCAAATGAAGCAGTTTAGATCATGcgattaaaaacctgaaaagacgtttacaaacaaaacaaaggaaacAGGTCAACAACATGCGGTTTGCTTCCGTGGTCTTTTCCGGTCCGTTTCACTTCCGGCTCTACAATGTGACGTCAATTCCGGGAACGTCCTcgactcttttttttattttttttactttggctgTGTTAGGCTCTGGCAACCCACACCGCTTTTTCCAGCTTGtgcaatattaaagtggataaACCATTTTCTATCCAAAGAAGACTCAGACATTTTTCTTGTAAATAGAGACGACTGTCAAGGCTTTACACAAATGGCTGTGTTAAGTGTGCCCAAATGGTGGTGTAGTGGTGCACTCACCTGACTGCTGTGTGGGCAGTTgggggttcaattcccagttgggaatcatttttccctcaaataaaacaaaaaacatgtttagtaAATACTTTCAAATATTCACTAGGTTAAGTGTGGTGACtttgtggtgtagtggttcactcacctgactgtcGCGCGGGAGgttgtggttcaaatcccagttgagAAAAATTTTCCCTaaattgtttctatatatttgtagtcatgaCCTTGCAATGATGACACAGTGCAGTGTATCCAATTGGTGGTCCAGTGGTTCGCTTACATGACTGCCGTGCGAGCAGTtgggggttcaaatcctggttgctgtcatttttcccttaattaaaaaaaacatgtttagttAAGACTTTCAAATATTCACTAGGGTAAGTGTGGTGACtttgtggtgtagtggttcactcacctgaccgTTATGCGGGAGgttgtggttcaaatcccagttgagaaacattttctctaaattgtttctatatatttgtagtcatgaCCTTTCAATGATGACACAGTAAAGTGTGTCCAATTGGTGGTCCAGTGGTGCGCTTACATGACTGCCGTCCGAGCAGTtgggggttcaaatcctggttgctgtcatttttcccttaattaaaaaaaaacatgtttagttAAGACTTTCAAATATTCACTAGGGTAAGTGTGGTGACTTTGTGGTCTAGTGGTTCGCTTGCCTGACTACCATATGGGGAgttgtggttcaaatcccagttgggaacaattttcccttaattgtttctatatatttgtggtcaagaccttccaatagtGACAAAGTGTCAAGTGTGGCTAATTCGTGGTCCAGTGGTTCACACACCTGACTTTTATGTGGGAAGTTgatggttcaaatcctggtaaggaaacattttccctaaattgtttccatatatttgtagtcatgacctttcaataatgacaaagtgAAGTGTGGCCAATTGGTGTAGTGGTTTGATTACCTGACTGCCGTGCGCGCAGttgggggttcaaatcccagtcagGAGTCATTTTtccctaaaataaaaaataaacatgttaagTCAATACTTTGCAATAATCACTAGATTAGGTGTGGTGACtttgtggtgtagtggttcactcacctgactgccATACGGGGAgttgtggttcaaatcccaattgggaatcattttttcttcaaataaaaacaactgtgtgtagtcaagactttccaacaATCACCAAGTAGAGTGTGGCTGGCTGCAtggtgcagaggtttgttcacctgactaccGTGTGGACTAGTAGGGTTCGAACCCCAGTGACTGCTGATCTAAGACAGACTGATTGTGCCATTTAAAAAGACTCAGGCTCTCTTTccttaaataaaattataaaatgaccatgtatagggctatacatggtcttttctTCCACCACTGATGACTTATTGACTGGGCAACCAGCCGCCAAGAGAagacagtagtatttgttgtttgtaCTCAGGGAAAGGGGCGGGACTGACTGGGGATGCAACCCAGAagctcagacacacacacacccctatGCCTGTTATAAAGCAATCAGTCAAAACACAGAttgttttgcatatttttttcattcctgaAACAGCTGCTTCAAGCCTGAAAGACAtcaaaccctaaccttaaccaaaGCCTAACgcctaaccccaacctaacgGTTAGCATTGTCAACGATGTCCATTCTACACTAAATCTGGCTATTACAACATCATCGTCATATTTATAATCCATCTGAATGCGGATGACGCTCATATCAAGGACCTAtcgaatgaaaaataatgacgAAGGACGAAAAAACACGAGGAATGCCAGGCGAAAAAAGTTAACCAACAAAACCACGTTACCTGCTTGACCCTATCGTAAATTAGTATAGTGTCGTAAAAGACATTTGGGTGAAAATGCAGTGCACTCAATGTTCCGTAAGAGGGCactgttaattatttttctttcggCAACTTTTAAAAACTAACGAATTAGTTTTTAAATGACGTTAACATAGTGAACTTCTAATTCTGTCGCACAGCAATGACGCAAGAGAGTACACAAGCAGTCATTTTTGGGGGACGCACAAATCAACATTCAACTCGAGAAACAAAGTCATTGAATCGTGAAAATTAGTGTTGGCCTTTAGACTCCTATTAGAATCCTGTCATAAAACGTCATATAATAGGTAGATATGACATGATTAATTTATGTGCAGAAAACATTTGCTGACATAGCAGGACACCGCCCCCATCACCTTTTGTGTCGCTTACTGTGTT
Proteins encoded in this window:
- the sgk1 gene encoding serine/threonine-protein kinase Sgk1 isoform X4, encoding MTIKRSPGEPEMTYSKSKGLVALVSAFMKQRKMGLNDFIQRLATNAYACKHPEVQSILNLSPAPDAELMSSTPSPPASPTQQINLGPSSNPSAKPNDFHFLKVIGKGSFGKVLLARHRSDEQFYAVKVLQKKAILKKKEEKHIMCERNVLLKNVKHPFLVGLRYSFQTTDKLYFVLDYINGGELFYHLQRERCFLEPRARFYAAEIASALGYLHSLNIVYRDLKPENILLDSQGHVVLTDFGLCKENIEPDGTTSTFCGTPEYLAPEVLHKQPYDRTVDWWCLGAVLYEMLYGLPPFYSRNTAEMYDNILNKPLQLKPNISNAARHLLEGLLQKERSQRLGRVDDFVEIQKHVFFSPINWDELNAKKITPPFNPNVTGPNDLRHFDPEFTEEPVPNSIGRSSDSVLATSGVQEAFAGFSYAPSADSYL
- the sgk1 gene encoding serine/threonine-protein kinase Sgk1 isoform X3: MKVSSWFRNASQCAHLSEPTLTLRRGSCILLMKDSTAVLTTFMKQRKMGLNDFIQRLATNAYACKHPEVQSILNLSPAPDAELMSSTPSPPASPTQQINLGPSSNPSAKPNDFHFLKVIGKGSFGKVLLARHRSDEQFYAVKVLQKKAILKKKEEKHIMCERNVLLKNVKHPFLVGLRYSFQTTDKLYFVLDYINGGELFYHLQRERCFLEPRARFYAAEIASALGYLHSLNIVYRDLKPENILLDSQGHVVLTDFGLCKENIEPDGTTSTFCGTPEYLAPEVLHKQPYDRTVDWWCLGAVLYEMLYGLPPFYSRNTAEMYDNILNKPLQLKPNISNAARHLLEGLLQKERSQRLGRVDDFVEIQKHVFFSPINWDELNAKKITPPFNPNVTGPNDLRHFDPEFTEEPVPNSIGRSSDSVLATSGVQEAFAGFSYAPSADSYL
- the sgk1 gene encoding serine/threonine-protein kinase Sgk1 isoform X2, with amino-acid sequence MKNPKVNTEKAARLRSPLSDEARRHRHGDPASSESSVGCERGKSAKVRKRTMASQPEHRAEEKDIRGSRLLPGAPPSCWAYGGHDAWRPRQRAQALDIFYHNDSEVDDHRCLGDSAFMKQRKMGLNDFIQRLATNAYACKHPEVQSILNLSPAPDAELMSSTPSPPASPTQQINLGPSSNPSAKPNDFHFLKVIGKGSFGKVLLARHRSDEQFYAVKVLQKKAILKKKEEKHIMCERNVLLKNVKHPFLVGLRYSFQTTDKLYFVLDYINGGELFYHLQRERCFLEPRARFYAAEIASALGYLHSLNIVYRDLKPENILLDSQGHVVLTDFGLCKENIEPDGTTSTFCGTPEYLAPEVLHKQPYDRTVDWWCLGAVLYEMLYGLPPFYSRNTAEMYDNILNKPLQLKPNISNAARHLLEGLLQKERSQRLGRVDDFVEIQKHVFFSPINWDELNAKKITPPFNPNVTGPNDLRHFDPEFTEEPVPNSIGRSSDSVLATSGVQEAFAGFSYAPSADSYL
- the sgk1 gene encoding serine/threonine-protein kinase Sgk1 isoform X5, translated to MKQRKMGLNDFIQRLATNAYACKHPEVQSILNLSPAPDAELMSSTPSPPASPTQQINLGPSSNPSAKPNDFHFLKVIGKGSFGKVLLARHRSDEQFYAVKVLQKKAILKKKEEKHIMCERNVLLKNVKHPFLVGLRYSFQTTDKLYFVLDYINGGELFYHLQRERCFLEPRARFYAAEIASALGYLHSLNIVYRDLKPENILLDSQGHVVLTDFGLCKENIEPDGTTSTFCGTPEYLAPEVLHKQPYDRTVDWWCLGAVLYEMLYGLPPFYSRNTAEMYDNILNKPLQLKPNISNAARHLLEGLLQKERSQRLGRVDDFVEIQKHVFFSPINWDELNAKKITPPFNPNVTGPNDLRHFDPEFTEEPVPNSIGRSSDSVLATSGVQEAFAGFSYAPSADSYL
- the sgk1 gene encoding serine/threonine-protein kinase Sgk1 isoform X1; the protein is MSPRAGGGGGCEKATFSFKKCSAFQFVKKKVRRWMKNPKVNTEKAARLRSPLSDEARRHRHGDPASSESSVGCERGKSAKVRKRTMASQPEHRAEEKDIRGSRLLPGAPPSCWAYGGHDAWRPRQRAQALDIFYHNDSEVDDHRCLGDSAFMKQRKMGLNDFIQRLATNAYACKHPEVQSILNLSPAPDAELMSSTPSPPASPTQQINLGPSSNPSAKPNDFHFLKVIGKGSFGKVLLARHRSDEQFYAVKVLQKKAILKKKEEKHIMCERNVLLKNVKHPFLVGLRYSFQTTDKLYFVLDYINGGELFYHLQRERCFLEPRARFYAAEIASALGYLHSLNIVYRDLKPENILLDSQGHVVLTDFGLCKENIEPDGTTSTFCGTPEYLAPEVLHKQPYDRTVDWWCLGAVLYEMLYGLPPFYSRNTAEMYDNILNKPLQLKPNISNAARHLLEGLLQKERSQRLGRVDDFVEIQKHVFFSPINWDELNAKKITPPFNPNVTGPNDLRHFDPEFTEEPVPNSIGRSSDSVLATSGVQEAFAGFSYAPSADSYL